The following are from one region of the Streptomyces changanensis genome:
- a CDS encoding MIP/aquaporin family protein: protein MSSSDIFIGEIIGTAVLILLGGGVCAAVTLKRSKAQNAGWPAITFGWGFAVLTAVYMTGSLSGAHLNPAVTVGIAIKDGDWNNVPVYFAGQLLGAMIGAALVWVAYYGQFHAHLTDRAIVGDPADKAVEGPHDESVAKAGPVLGVFSTGPEIRNVWQNVATEVLGTVVLVLAVLTQGLNDSGKGLGVLGGLMVSLVVVSIGLSLGGPTGYAINPARDLGPRIVHALLPLPNKGGSDWGYAWIPVVGPLIGGALAAGIYNIAFA from the coding sequence GTGTCCAGCTCCGACATCTTCATCGGCGAGATCATTGGTACCGCCGTACTCATCCTGCTCGGCGGTGGCGTGTGCGCCGCCGTCACGCTGAAGCGCTCCAAGGCGCAGAACGCCGGCTGGCCGGCCATCACCTTCGGGTGGGGCTTCGCGGTCCTGACCGCCGTCTACATGACGGGCTCGCTCTCCGGCGCCCATCTCAACCCCGCCGTCACGGTCGGCATCGCGATCAAGGACGGGGACTGGAACAACGTCCCGGTCTACTTCGCGGGCCAGCTCCTCGGCGCCATGATCGGCGCGGCGCTGGTGTGGGTCGCCTACTACGGGCAGTTCCACGCGCACCTCACGGACCGGGCGATCGTGGGCGACCCGGCCGACAAGGCCGTCGAGGGCCCGCACGACGAGTCCGTCGCCAAGGCCGGCCCCGTACTCGGTGTCTTCTCCACCGGCCCCGAGATCCGCAACGTCTGGCAGAACGTGGCCACCGAGGTCCTCGGCACCGTGGTGCTCGTCCTCGCGGTCCTCACACAGGGCCTCAACGACAGCGGCAAGGGCCTGGGCGTGCTCGGCGGTCTGATGGTCTCGCTCGTCGTGGTCTCCATCGGCCTGTCGCTCGGCGGCCCGACCGGTTACGCCATCAACCCGGCCCGTGACCTCGGACCGCGCATCGTGCACGCCCTGCTCCCGCTGCCGAACAAGGGCGGCTCCGACTGGGGCTACGCCTGGATCCCCGTCGTCGGCCCGCTGATCGGCGGAGCCCTCGCCGCGGGTATCTACAACATCGCGTTCGCCTGA
- the glpK gene encoding glycerol kinase GlpK, protein MTDAHTAGPFIAAIDQGTTSSRCIVFDRDGRIVSVDQKEHEQIFPKPGWVEHDATEIWTNVQEVVAGAIEKAGITSADVKAIGITNQRETTLLWDKNTGEPVHNAIVWQDTRTDALCRELGRNVGQDRFRRETGLPLASYFAGPKIRWMLDNVEGLRERAEAGDILFGTMDSWVIWNLTGGVDGGRHVTDVTNASRTMLMNLHTMEWDDKIAQSMDVPTTVLPEIRSSAEVYGHVKGGVLDGVPVASALGDQQAALFGQTCFSEGEAKSTYGTGTFLLLNTGEKIINSYSGLITTVGYKIGDQAPVYALEGSIAVTGSLVQWMRDQMGLINSAAEIETLASSVDDNGGAYFVPAFSGLFAPYWRSDARGVIAGLTRYVTKAHIARAVLEATAWQTREITDAMTKDSGVELAALKVDGGMTSNNLLMQTLSDFVDAPVVRPMVAETTCLGAAYAAGLAVGFWPDTDALRANWRRAAEWTPRMDADKRDSEYKNWLKAVERTMGWIEDEE, encoded by the coding sequence GTGACCGACGCACACACCGCCGGCCCGTTCATCGCGGCCATCGACCAGGGCACCACCTCCAGCCGCTGCATCGTCTTCGACCGCGACGGGCGCATCGTCTCCGTCGACCAGAAGGAGCACGAGCAGATCTTCCCCAAGCCCGGCTGGGTGGAGCACGACGCGACCGAGATCTGGACCAACGTCCAGGAGGTCGTCGCCGGCGCGATCGAGAAGGCCGGCATCACCTCCGCCGACGTCAAGGCGATCGGCATCACCAACCAGCGCGAGACCACGCTGCTGTGGGACAAGAACACCGGTGAGCCCGTCCACAACGCCATCGTCTGGCAGGACACCCGCACCGACGCCCTCTGCCGGGAGCTCGGCCGCAACGTCGGCCAGGACCGCTTCCGCCGCGAGACGGGCCTGCCGCTGGCGTCGTACTTCGCCGGCCCGAAGATCCGCTGGATGCTCGACAACGTCGAGGGCCTGCGCGAGCGCGCGGAAGCCGGCGACATCCTGTTCGGCACCATGGACTCCTGGGTCATCTGGAACCTCACGGGCGGTGTCGACGGCGGTCGCCACGTCACCGACGTCACCAACGCCTCCCGGACCATGCTGATGAACCTCCACACCATGGAGTGGGACGACAAGATCGCCCAGTCCATGGACGTCCCCACGACGGTCCTGCCGGAGATCCGGTCCTCCGCCGAGGTGTACGGCCACGTCAAGGGCGGCGTCCTGGACGGCGTCCCGGTCGCCTCCGCGCTCGGCGACCAGCAGGCGGCCCTGTTCGGCCAGACCTGCTTCTCCGAGGGCGAGGCCAAGTCGACCTACGGCACGGGCACCTTCCTGCTGCTGAACACCGGCGAGAAGATCATCAACTCGTACTCGGGCCTGATCACCACCGTCGGTTACAAGATCGGCGACCAGGCCCCGGTGTACGCCCTGGAAGGCTCCATCGCCGTCACCGGCTCCCTGGTGCAGTGGATGCGCGACCAGATGGGCCTGATCAACTCCGCCGCCGAGATCGAGACGCTCGCGTCCTCGGTCGACGACAACGGCGGCGCGTACTTCGTACCCGCCTTCTCCGGCCTGTTCGCCCCGTACTGGCGCTCCGACGCCCGCGGTGTGATCGCCGGCCTCACCCGGTACGTCACCAAGGCGCACATCGCGCGCGCCGTGCTCGAGGCCACCGCCTGGCAGACCCGCGAGATCACCGACGCCATGACGAAGGACTCCGGCGTCGAGCTGGCCGCGCTCAAGGTCGACGGCGGCATGACCTCCAACAACCTGCTGATGCAGACGCTCTCGGACTTCGTGGACGCCCCCGTGGTGCGCCCCATGGTCGCCGAGACGACCTGCCTCGGCGCCGCCTACGCCGCCGGCCTGGCCGTCGGCTTCTGGCCCGACACCGACGCGCTGCGCGCCAACTGGCGCAGGGCCGCCGAGTGGACCCCCCGCATGGACGCTGACAAGCGTGACAGCGAGTACAAGAACTGGCTCAAGGCCGTCGAGCGGACCATGGGCTGGATCGAGGACGAGGAGTAA
- a CDS encoding glycerol-3-phosphate dehydrogenase/oxidase: MTTLQSVPTLGTHPAAGPLPSRAETREQLSKATYDLLVIGGGILGISTAWHAAQSGLRVALVDAGDFAGATSSASSKLLHGGLRYLQTGAVKLVAENHFERRAVSRQVAPHLANPLTFYLPVYKGGPHGAAKLGAGVFAYSALSAFGDGVGHLLSPAKAAQDVPELRTDNLKAVAVYGDDQMNDARMALMTVRAAVDSGATVLNHAEVTGLRFTQGRVTGAELRDRLDGTEFGVDARLVLNATGPWVDHLRRMENPNAAPSIRLSKGAHLVLKRTSPWKAALATPIDKYRITFALPWEDMLLLGTTDEEYEGDPADVAVNEKDTAQILDEAAFSIRDQQLSRDLITYAFAGLRVLPGGPGDTSKAKRETVVTEGRGGMLSVAGGKWTTFRHIGRTVMNKLAALPGRPLADDMEPIASLPKKLPLPGIANPNAVAHRLLVDGGTPGPRMAADTARHLATHYGSLAFDIARLANEDPELAERIHPDAPEIWAQVAYARDHEWAETADDVLRRRTTLTIRGLATDDVRGRVEEMLRRGA; this comes from the coding sequence ATGACCACCCTGCAGAGCGTCCCCACCCTCGGGACGCACCCGGCTGCCGGTCCCCTGCCGAGCCGTGCCGAGACGCGGGAGCAGCTCTCCAAGGCCACCTACGACCTCCTGGTGATCGGCGGCGGCATCCTGGGCATCTCCACGGCCTGGCACGCCGCGCAGTCCGGGCTGCGGGTGGCCCTGGTGGACGCCGGCGACTTCGCCGGCGCCACCTCCTCCGCCTCCTCCAAGCTGCTCCACGGCGGCCTGCGCTACCTGCAGACCGGCGCGGTGAAGCTGGTCGCGGAGAACCACTTCGAGCGCCGTGCGGTCTCCCGCCAGGTCGCCCCGCACCTGGCGAACCCGCTCACCTTCTACCTGCCGGTCTACAAGGGCGGGCCGCACGGTGCCGCCAAGCTCGGCGCGGGCGTCTTCGCGTACTCGGCCCTCTCCGCGTTCGGTGACGGCGTCGGCCACCTGCTCAGCCCGGCCAAGGCCGCGCAGGACGTGCCGGAGCTGCGCACCGACAACCTGAAGGCCGTGGCCGTGTACGGCGACGACCAGATGAACGACGCCAGGATGGCTCTCATGACGGTCCGCGCGGCCGTCGATTCGGGCGCCACGGTCCTCAATCACGCCGAGGTCACCGGGCTGCGGTTCACGCAGGGCCGCGTCACGGGCGCCGAGCTCAGGGACCGGCTCGACGGCACCGAGTTCGGCGTCGACGCCCGGCTCGTGCTCAACGCGACCGGCCCCTGGGTCGACCACCTGCGCCGGATGGAGAACCCGAACGCGGCGCCGTCCATCCGCCTGTCGAAGGGCGCGCACCTCGTCCTGAAGCGCACGTCGCCGTGGAAGGCCGCGCTCGCCACCCCGATCGACAAGTACCGCATCACCTTCGCCCTGCCCTGGGAGGACATGCTCCTGCTCGGCACCACCGACGAGGAGTACGAGGGCGACCCGGCCGACGTCGCGGTCAACGAGAAGGACACCGCCCAGATCCTGGACGAAGCCGCCTTCTCCATCCGCGACCAGCAGCTGTCCCGCGACCTGATCACCTACGCGTTCGCGGGGCTGCGCGTCCTGCCGGGCGGGCCCGGGGACACCTCCAAGGCCAAGCGCGAGACGGTCGTGACCGAGGGCCGCGGCGGCATGCTGTCGGTCGCCGGCGGCAAGTGGACGACCTTCCGCCACATCGGCCGCACGGTGATGAACAAGCTCGCCGCGCTGCCCGGCCGCCCGCTCGCCGACGACATGGAGCCGATCGCCAGCCTCCCGAAGAAGCTGCCGCTGCCCGGCATCGCCAACCCCAACGCGGTCGCCCACCGGCTGCTCGTCGACGGGGGGACGCCCGGCCCGCGCATGGCCGCCGACACCGCCCGCCACCTGGCCACGCACTACGGCTCGCTCGCCTTCGACATCGCGCGCCTGGCGAACGAGGACCCGGAGCTGGCCGAGCGCATACACCCGGACGCGCCGGAGATCTGGGCGCAGGTCGCCTACGCCCGCGACCACGAGTGGGCCGAGACGGCGGACGACGTGCTGCGCCGCCGTACGACCCTGACGATCCGGGGCCTGGCGACGGACGACGTCCGCGGCCGGGTCGAGGAGATGCTCCGCCGCGGCGCCTGA
- a CDS encoding PAC2 family protein, with translation MIELEGVPELIDPVMVAAFEGWNDAGDAASTAVAHLEREWKGEVFAALDAEDYYDFQVNRPTVWLDGGVRRITWPTTRLSVVRVGGDKPRDLVLVRGIEPSMRWRSFCNELLGFAHELGVEMVVILGALLGDTPHTRPVPVSGVTSDPDLARRMELEETRYEGPTGIVGILQEACTHAGVPAVSLWAAVPHYVSQPPNPKATLALLNRLEDLIDLRIPLGELAEDARAWQLGVDQLASEDSEVAEYVQTLEEARDTAELPEASGEAIAREFERYLRRRDGGPGPGGPGALPGAAGHATDGGDGSYLRDTSGGRTRPPKPPRRGTEGTADGPQEGSADGPADSARGTSADGRRDAEGPAGPGGPDDGPPPADGPRDAE, from the coding sequence GTGATCGAGCTCGAGGGGGTTCCCGAGCTGATCGACCCGGTCATGGTGGCCGCGTTCGAGGGCTGGAACGACGCCGGCGACGCCGCCTCCACCGCGGTCGCGCACCTGGAACGGGAGTGGAAGGGCGAGGTGTTCGCGGCGCTGGACGCCGAGGACTACTACGACTTCCAGGTCAACCGGCCCACGGTGTGGCTGGACGGCGGGGTGCGCAGGATCACCTGGCCCACCACCCGGCTGTCCGTGGTCCGCGTCGGCGGCGACAAGCCCCGTGACCTGGTCCTGGTCCGCGGGATAGAGCCGTCGATGCGCTGGCGCTCGTTCTGCAACGAGCTGCTGGGCTTCGCCCACGAGCTGGGCGTCGAGATGGTCGTGATCCTGGGCGCGCTGCTCGGTGACACCCCGCACACGCGGCCGGTACCGGTCAGCGGTGTGACGTCCGACCCGGACCTGGCGCGGCGGATGGAGCTGGAGGAGACCCGGTACGAGGGCCCGACGGGCATCGTCGGCATCCTCCAGGAGGCGTGCACGCACGCGGGTGTCCCGGCGGTGAGCCTGTGGGCGGCCGTGCCGCACTACGTGTCCCAGCCGCCGAACCCCAAGGCGACCCTGGCGCTGCTCAACCGGCTGGAAGACCTCATCGACCTGCGGATCCCGCTCGGCGAACTGGCCGAGGACGCCCGCGCCTGGCAGCTCGGCGTCGACCAACTGGCCTCCGAGGACAGCGAGGTGGCCGAGTACGTCCAGACCCTGGAGGAGGCGCGGGACACGGCCGAGCTGCCGGAGGCGTCCGGCGAGGCCATCGCCCGCGAGTTCGAGCGGTACCTGCGGCGGCGGGACGGCGGCCCGGGCCCCGGTGGCCCCGGCGCGCTGCCCGGCGCCGCCGGGCACGCCACCGACGGCGGCGACGGCTCGTACCTGCGCGACACCTCCGGCGGTCGCACCCGCCCGCCGAAGCCGCCCCGGCGCGGTACCGAGGGGACGGCGGACGGCCCCCAGGAGGGTTCCGCCGACGGTCCGGCGGACAGCGCCCGGGGCACCTCCGCCGACGGCCGCCGCGACGCCGAAGGGCCCGCGGGCCCCGGCGGCCCCGACGACGGCCCGCCACCGGCGGACGGTCCGCGGGACGCGGAGTAG